A segment of the Bacteroides intestinalis DSM 17393 genome:
TTATGATTAGTCAGTTTATAAGCTATCGAAATATCCAGATTTCCAGGAAAACCTCCTTCTTGGTGAGTACTTCTATATTTGAATATTACAATTGCCGTATCTTTTACTGTATAGAATGTATCTGTATCAAATATCTGACGATTGAATCCATGTGTTCCCCCATGAATAGAATGACCTTTATTATTTTTTTCCAAATGATATGTCTGTCCATTCAGACTGAATTCGGCATTTCTAATTCTATTGGCAAATCTTCCGATTGTAGCGCCGAATTTGGGATGCTTTCCTAGATAATTTTTTAGACTATCAAAGCCTAAAACAACATGTTCAAAGTTGCCCTGCTTATCAGGGACAGACACATCGGTCAAAGAAGCCGCATAATTCGTTACTTTGACAGACATCCCGTTTTCATTTATCAATTTGAAAAATTCTATAGTCTTATCTCCATTCGAAATACTATTCTCCTTGGATATTGATAATTGACATAAATCTGTCTGCATGCATGATACAGATAATAATAAGATTGTTATCCAAAGTATGGTAATATGCACTTTCATAGCTATAAATATCATTTCTTTCCATATTCGGTCGGTAGGCAACCTATATACTTCTTAAAGCGCGCTGCAAAATAAGAAGGCGTATTGTAACCTACCATGAAGCTGATTTCAGCAACGGTATATTTCCCTTCCTTCAGCAACTGGCATGCCCGGTTGAATCGTATTTTATGAATAAAATCAATAGCAGACTTTCCAGTTATCG
Coding sequences within it:
- a CDS encoding aldose epimerase family protein; amino-acid sequence: MIFIAMKVHITILWITILLLSVSCMQTDLCQLSISKENSISNGDKTIEFFKLINENGMSVKVTNYAASLTDVSVPDKQGNFEHVVLGFDSLKNYLGKHPKFGATIGRFANRIRNAEFSLNGQTYHLEKNNKGHSIHGGTHGFNRQIFDTDTFYTVKDTAIVIFKYRSTHQEGGFPGNLDISIAYKLTNHNEIILEYTAVTDKPTVVNFTNHSYFNLTGCKAPVLSHIYMIRADSITLVDSIGIPTGELMSVTGTEYDYTSALSAEMRIKKMGKGYDINYKLNKSSDSPELAAIVVEPISGRVLKAYTTEPGMQFYIPSSNMDYLTGHGGRIYGEYYGFCLEMQHFPNSPNIPQFPTTSLFPGNTYRQTTVYKFETLSE